A region of the Mus pahari chromosome 15, PAHARI_EIJ_v1.1, whole genome shotgun sequence genome:
CTTGTTGTTGCAACAACACTCAGGAGACGAAAACAAGAACTTTGGGCCAGCCTTTTCCATCTCAAACCCCAGTATCTTTTCAAATGTAACCCTATTTGAGAAATAGACAATTGCATGTCTTCGCATGCAACTccaatgtatttattcttttggtGGCATTCCACTTGAAATGTCTGTGTCCTCCCAGGGTGAAAATGGGAGTGGGCAATACTGGAAAGAAGGTTCTAGAAAATAACCACCTCATACTCTCAAGCCCCAGACCAATATTCACtttcatttatccattcttctgggaaggagaaagattaGAAATAACTAAGTTTGTGGAAGGACTACCTCTATATTCTTTCACAGAGTGCTCTTGTACTACACTGATCTGTAAGAAGAGTATGACAAGGTGATAATGACCACTGGGACTTTCTGGATGCTAATTAAAAGGGTTGTTACAATGTAATGCTGTAGTTTTTGGTCTTTGCCAATGGACAAGCACTTAGTAGAATGAGAGAATAGTAGTGTTCCGATGTGTAGTCACTTAAGAAGAGGGCACTATTAAATTTTGTGGGGGAAGGCACACTGGTATAAACAGAGTGTCTAGACATAATAAGAAGGAACTGCCCTAATCAATACTTATTAGATtctcaaatgcatttttaaacaaAGAGGAGATGCCAGCACTAAGCGGAGAGAGCTATCGAAAGCAATCCTTCCAGGAAGGTTTGCCTCCAATCCCAAGGTTGTTGTGAAGTATAAAGCAAGTGCAAGGGGAGTGACCAGCCCATGAACTTTAGTCCCTTTGTGTTGCAAGGTCAAATCATGTTCCCTTGGCGATTTGAGTGCTGATGTTATAGTTTATACTGAGAATAGCTGTAATGGGAAATGGGTGGTCTAACTTCAGCCAGCAACATTTTTTTACCTGTGATAGTGGAGTGAGAATCAGATAATATTACTGTTAGGCGATTGCTCAGAGtacttttggaaaataaaatgacttGGATGATGAGTATGAATTGCGGTTTTGAAAAGATACATTTCCTCGAGGTGATGGGgggcacaactttaatcccagcacttgagaggcagaggcaggtggagctctgtgattcaagggcagcctggtctatgtacctccaggacagccaacctATGTAatagaccctatttcaaaaaaagagaaagagatgaaaagaaaaagagagagaggaggaaggagaaggaggaggagcgaagaagaagaagaagaagaagaagaagaagaagaagaagaagaagaagaaggaggaggaggaggaggaggaggaggaggaggaggaggaggaggaggaggaggaggaccttaaaaatgatataaaatatttgcgATAAAACAGAAGGAATCGTATCGCACTATATCGATGCTCAATAAATATGCAATATTATTGCTCTCTGAGATTTTACCGGCCAAGAATGTGTTACAGTCATGTTTGGCTCACCACTTGTGTATCAAAAATTAAAGCACGCTTATGCCAACAGATATTATGCCTCTGGCGACATAATCCTAGAAATTTGTCATAAAAGGCATTTCTGACAATACAATTTTGAACGTTATTCAGTATATGGAAATTGCTGGTTAAAAACCTCAATTAGCAAAGGCTGCAGTTTCCTACTGCAGACTCTGGGCGCCGCTGTTGGCCAGACTGGAGATTCTGGAAAATTTCTCGCGCAGCCGCAGAGCGCTTTCCAAGGcttcctttctcagccttcttTACACCGCTTCTTTCCGAGCAAAAGAGGAATCATTTCACGGACTAGATTTGATACCAAAGTCCGATTGGAGCTCGGAATATCCACACCACGCAGCTTCTTCGTAACCCGGCGTCTCCAAGCTGGTGAGCAAGCAAAGGGGAGCAAGAAAGATGCGGGAGGGCGCTGCTGAGAGGCGTCAGGGGCAGAGGCGGCCAatgctccttcccttcctgctgcctttgttcTGCCCCGCGCTCTCTGAGCAGATCCGCTACAAGATCCCCGAGGAAATGCCCACCGGCTCGGTAGTGGGGAACCTCGCCAAGGACCTGGGCTTCAGTGTCCAGGAGTTACCGACGCGAAAGCTACACATCAGTTCCGAGAAACCTTACTTCAGTGTGAGCTCAGAGAGCGGAGAGTTGCTAGTGAGCAGCAGGCTGGACAGGGAGCAGATATGCGGGAAGAAGCTGGTGTGTGCTCTGGAATTTGAGGCTGTTGCTGAAAATCCACTGAACTTTTATCACTTGAGTGTGGAGCTGGAGGACATTAATGACCACACGCCAAAATTCGCGCACACATCCTTTGAATTGCAAATAAGTGAGTCCTCAAAACCAGGGACAAGATTTATCTTAGGATCCGCCCATGATGCAGATATAGGAACCAATTCTCTGCAGAATTACCAGCTTAGTCCCAATGATCATTTTTCACTGGTGAATAAAGAGAAATCAGACGGTAGTAAGTACCCTGAAATGATATTAAAGACAGCTCTAGACCGGGAAAAGCAGAAATTCTACCACTTGACTCTGACTGCTTTGGACTTTGGGCATCCACCCCTCAACAGCACTGCACAGATACAGGTCCTAGTGACCGATGCCAATGATAACCCTCCAGTGTTCAGCCAGGACATATACAGGGTGAGCCTTCCAGAAAACGTGTACCCAGGAACCACCGTGCTTCGAGTGGTAGCCACAGACCAAGACGAGGGTGTCAACTCCGAGATCACGTTCTCTTTCAGCGAAGCTGGCCAGATTACCCAATTTAACCTGGATTCTAATACCGGAGAAATTACTACTCTGCATACATTAGATTTCGAGGAAGTCAAAGAATATTCCCTTGTTTTGGAAGCAAAGGACGGTGGGGGGATGATTGCGCAATGTACAGTGGAAATAGAAGTCCTAGATGAGAACGACAATGTCCCTGAAGTGTTATTCCAATCTCTTCCTGATCTCATAATGGAGGATGCTGAGCCAGGGACATACATCGCTCTGCTTAAAACCCGTGACAAAGATTCTGGACGCAATGGAGAAGTTATATGTAAATTAGAAGGCGGTGCTCCGTTTAAAATACTCACTTCTTCAGGAAACACATATAAATTAGTGACGGATGGAATTCTAGATCGTGAGCAGAACCCGGAATACAACATTACTATCAGAGCTACTGACAAGGGTGACCCGCCTCTCTCTTCCAGCTCAAGTGTCACCTTGCGTATAGGTGATGTGAACGATAACGCTCCAGTTTTCACGAAGGTTTCATACCTGGTCCATGTTGCGGAAAACAATCCGCCTGGAGCCTCCATCGCTCAAGTCAGCGCCTCCGACCCGGATTTGGGATCCAATAGCCAGGTTTCCTATTACATCATAGCCAGCGACCTGGAGCCTGAATCTCTGTGGTCCTACGTGACCATAAACACACAAAGCGGAGTGGTGTTCGCGCAGCGCTCCTTTGACCACGAGCAGCTGCGCTCCTTCCANCTGACACTGCAGGCGCGCGACCACGGATCGCCCNCGCTCAGNGCCAACGTGAGCATGCGCGTGCTGGTGGGCGACCGCAACGACAACGCGCCACGCGTGCTGTATCCCACGCTTGAGCCCGACGGCTCTGCGCTCTTCGACATGGTGCCACGCGCTGCCGAGCCCGGATACCTGGTCACCAAGGTGGTGGCGGTGGACGCAGACTCAGGACACAATGCCTGGCTGTCTTACCACGTGCTGCAGGCCAGCGACCCCGGGCTCTTCAGCCTGGGACTGCGCACAGGCGAGGTGCGCACAGCGCGTGCCCTGGGAGATAGGGACTCAGCGCGGCAGCGCCTTCTGGTCGCTGTGCGTGATGGTGGACAGCCACCGCTCTCGGCTACAGCCACGCTGCACCTGATCTTTGCTGACAGCCTACAGGAGGTCCTACCAGACCTCAGTGATGACCCTTTGCCCTCAGACCCTCAATCCGAGCTGCAGTTCTATTTGGTGGTGGCCTTGGCCTTAATTTCTGTGCTTTTCCTCCTGGCTGTGATTCTAGCCATTGCACTTCGACTACGACACTCCTCTATCAGGAAGGCATGGGGCTGCTTTCAGTCGGAAGTGGTGGTTCCCCCCAACTACAGTGAGGGGACTTTGCCGTATTCCTACAACCTGTGTGCTGCAGAGTTTAACTCCCTAACATGTAATGATCAGTTGAAATCAGGACAAGATCTACTATTTGCAGATTCGGCAGGGGCCTTGTTTCCACTTTGTAATTCCAATGAGTCAACCTCCCATCAGGTAAGTTTCCTGCAAGCATAATGTACTCCTTTCTATTAGTTCTTCATATTCTCAGGAATTACATACTTTTCAGATAGAGCTAGTTCTTAAGAAAGTTACAATGAAAAGCTAGTGGCATGGCTAAGTGCCTAAGAGCACTTACCTGCCTAGTATGTTGGTTCAGTCCCAAGAAAAGTTTTAGTGGGTTAAAAAGtgcttgttggggctggagagagactcagccactaagagcactggctgctcttccggaggacccaggttcaattcccagcactcactgctgacaattgtctgtaactcctgttcaaagggatctgatgccctcttctggcctccgagaGCATCAGACACCTACAGTGCACaggcatgcagacaaaacacctatacacatttAATAAATCTGAACCATGGCCATACAATTCCTCAAAGAATAAagtaagagcacttccagagcaCTTGCATGCCTTACAGGTGTTAACACACCAACCTCAGATTCGCAGCTCTTAGCCTACAGTGTGAAAATGTGCGGTGTTGATTCTCCTTAAAATTTAATGAGATTTCACCATGAATTTTCCTTCTGATGCTTAATAATGTGAAAGTTTGTGGTAACTTGAACACACTATGAATATAAAAGCAGTCACTGtgctgggtgtggggtgtggtaGCTTGCATCTTtacttccagcactcaggaagcagaagtaggcggatctctgactttgaggccagccttgtctacagagagagttccaagatggccgccagggctacacagataaatgctgtcttgtaaaaacaaaaccaataattGAAATAATTGTTAAAGCCAAAAACACACTAACAATAGATATATTCTACTGATTTAGCTGTTATAGCTTCTATAATTTTtggagttttattattatttccttctcCCCACCCAAGAATAAGATTTCCAGAATAAGATCTCTTAAGCTCAGATCTATACCCATGGCCCCttataattttatacaatatgtaTTGTTTAATCAGTTACTTAAAAGAAGGTTCAGTATTCATCAGAAGATCAAAAGGCTTGATAATACATGTGCATAatgtcagcatttgggagatagaggcaaggCCAGCCCTGGCTATATGAGACTCTTtctaaacaaacaaccaaaagccCAGAAGGTCAAAAGCAGATTGCTGTTCCTTGAAGCATAGGTTTTTGAGACTTTACCTGTACAGAGGTTCATACAATAAGATCCACCATTGAAGAAGAGATGAAAAATGCCTTCCCTCTGTTTCTTCCTGAAACACtccaatatataatttttaaaattagtagtATTAGCTGGTcagtggtagctcacacctttaatcctagcacttgggagccaaaagtaggcagatctctgagtttgagtgtGGCCTGGACTTtgaatgtttgggttttttttttcctttcatcttttccaAGGACATAACTCATGCCACAGGCCTAGGAAGCAAGTGTCgctgtctgctgagccatctggatGGACACTAGAAtccatctttttctttgtgttcctaaattaaaatatgtagagGTCTTCTACAAATTAGACTACCTCTAGGTAGAAATAGTCTTGAAGTTTTCAAATTTTTAGACAAACTAGCCAATCTACtgtgcaaataaaaattattaatacatACGAAAGGCCATACTACATTGTGTCACTCTCTGGGCAGTCTGTATCACCTGCTTCAGTTACTGACAACTTCCAACTATTGATAGGATTTCCATGGCAGCCTTAATATTTGTCtttgtatattaattatatatgttcCTCACTTTTTGCTGTTCTTTGGATGAAAGTTATAGTAGTAGGGCTGTGGGGgggtgtgcgcgtgtgcgtgtgtgtgtgcgtgtgtgtgtgtgtgtgtcacttaaACACTCATCTTGTTTAAAGTGCAATTATTGACAGGCTTGGTagtgcacactttaatcccagcctgatctacctagtgagtcccaggactgtcagaccccttctctctctctctctctctctctctctctctctctctctctctctctctctccacacacacacacacaaacacacacacacacacacacacacacacatatatggaaagAGGGCGAGGGCGATAAGAGTATTACTTTCAATTGTGTCTTTATCTGTCCCTTCCAAGTATTTTTCAACTAGGAAGAAATCAGTGACAAGTCAGtagaatctttgttttttttttttttaataaagtgtAAAAGTTTCATCCTGGCCgggttgtggtggtgcatgcctttaattccagcactggggaggcagaggccggtggatttctgagttcaaggccatcctggtctacaaagtgagttccaggacagccagagctacacagagaaaccctgtctcgaaacaaaacaaaacaaaacaaaaaagtttcatCCTGTACAAATTTCACAATGTTAATCTGAAAACGTATTGGCATGTGATtaagataacatttaaaaagaaaacataagagcAACACCTCAGTGGAAAGCTATGACGATGACGAGTTTAAACCAGACAAAACAGCCCTCCAGACAATCATCTCCAATGGATCTTGTTTACTCTAAAAATGAATTAGTTTCCAGTAACAACTATAATTCTTAATTTAGTGGTGTATGTTGAAACTGCTCACACAAAGCTAGGAAACAATGGGAAGTAACACTGTCCTGTTTGCTTTTAGAGGCGTGAATGTGAACCAGTCATTTGGTGCAATGCTAGCCCACAGATCTGGTAATTAATGTAATCACACTTTAAACAACACACATTTTTACTTACTTCTAATATATGTatttagaaacaaatttaaacttaaaagtaatgaggaaaaaaaaaaatccacttgcAAAGCCTAAGTAACTGCATCTAAGTGCAGTAACCATTTAAGACTCTAAGCGCCGCTGTTCACCTATTGGGAGAGAGGTGCACCCGAAAAGCCATCGAATTCTCAGCGCGGATGAAATCAGACCGGCAGATTCCCGAGTCCTACTGCGGAACTGCGGAGGCATTCTTTCCCTAAATGTGTGACTCTCCAGCTTTCCGTAAGATTATTTCCATCGCCACAAGCAAAGGTAATCCAGCCACCTATGCCCAGTGAAGACTGAAAGGATTCTTTTTCAAATGAACAATGGCTGCTTCCAAGAATCAACACAGGCGTGGCCAGCTGGTGCTGCTGTGTACGCTGATGGGGACGCTGTGCAAGATCGGGGTAGGACAGATTCGCTACTCCGTGCCAGAAGAGACAGACAAAGGCACTGTTGTGGGCAACATCTCCAAGGACCTGGGGCTGGAGCCCCGCGAGCTGGTGGAGCGCAGGGTCCGCATTGTCTCCAGAGGTAGGTCGCAGCTTTTCTCCCTGAATCCGCGGGGCGGCAGCTTGGTCACCGCAAGCAGGATAGACCGGGAGGAGCTGTGCGCTCAGAGCGCGCCTTGTCTTGTAAATATCAACATCCTAgttgaggaaaaaggaaaactctTTGGGATAGAAATTGAAATAACTGATATTAACGATAATAATCCGAAGTTCCATGTTGGAGATCTGGAGGTGAAAATTAATGAAATCGCTGCCCCTGGAGCAAGGTATCCGCTTCCAAAAGCTGTAGACCCAGATGTGGGCATAAACTCCCTCCAGAGTTACCAGCTCAGCCCCAATCGCCACTTCTCTCTNNACNTNCANANNGGAGACNACGGNNCTATAAACCCAGAGNTGGTGCTGGAGCNCANCCTGGACCGAGAGGAAGAACCCACTCACCACCTGGTACTCACCGCCTACGATGGCGGCGACCCACGCCGCTCCAGCACAGCGCTCATCCAGGTCACAGTGTTGGATACTAACGACAATGCCCCTGTTTTTGACCAACCGGTTTACCGCGTGAAAGTCCTTGAGAACGTGGTCCCAGGTACCCTGCTGCTCCAAGTGAGAGCTAGCGACCCGGATGAGGGTGCCAATGGAAAAGTGACATATAAATTCCAGAAAATTAATGACAAACAATCGCTGTTATTCCATCTTCATGAAAACACGGGGGAAATGACAGTAGCAAAGAATCTGGATTATGAAGAATGTTCGTTGTATGAAATGGAAATACAGGCTGAAGACGTAGGGGCGCTTCTGGGGAGGAGCAAAGTGATCATTATGGTAGAAGATGTAAATGACAATTGGCCGGAAGTAACCATTACATCCTTGTTTAATCCAGTATTGGAAAATTCTCTTCCTGGAACAGTAATTGCCTTCTTGAATGTGCATGACCAAGACTCTGGAAAGAACGGCCAAGTTGTCTGTTACACGCATGATAACTTACCTTTTAAACTAGAAAAGTCAATAGATAACTATTATAGATTGGTAACATGGAAATACTTGGACCGAGAAAAAGTCTCTACCTACAATATCACGGTGATAGCTGCGGACCTAGGAGCCCCACCTCTGTCTACTGAAACTTATATTGCCCTGATTGTGGCAGACACTAATGACAACCCTCCTCGTTTTTCTCACACTTCCTACACAGCCTATCTCCCAGAGAACAACCTGAGAGGTGCCTCCATCTTCTCATTGACTGCACATGACCCTGACAGCCAGGAGAATGCCCAGGTCACTTACTCTGTGTCTGAGGACACCATACAGGGAGTGCCTTTGTCCTCTTACATCTCCATCAACTCCGACAGTGGTGTCCTGTATGCACTGCAGTCTTTTGACTTTGAGAAGATACAAGACTTGCAGCTATTGGTTATTGCCACTGACAGTGGAAGCCCACCTCTCAGCAGCAATGTGTCCCTGAGCTTGTTTGTGTTGGACCAGAATGACAATGCACCTGAGATCCTATACCCTAGCTTCCCCACAGACGGTTCCACTGGTGTGGAATTAGCGCCCCGCTCTGCAGAGCCTGGATACCTGGTGACCAAAGTGGTGGCAGTGGACAAAGACTCGGGACAGAATGCCTGGCTGTCCTACCGTCTGCTCAAGGCCAGTGAACCTGGGCTCTTCTCTGTAGGGCTTCACACAGGTGAGGTGCGTACAGCGAGGGCCCTACTGGACAGAGATGCTCTCAAACAGAATCTGGTGATGGCTGTGCAGGACCATGGCCAACCTCCTCTCTCAGCCACTGTAACTCTCACTGTGGCCGTGGCTAACAGCATCCCTGAAGTGTTGGCTGACTTGAGCAGCATTATGACCCCTGGGGTACCAGAAGATTCTGATCTCACGCTCCacctggtggtggcagtggctgtGGTCTCCTGCGTCTTCCTTGTCTTTGTCATTGTCCTCCTAGCTCTCAGACTTCAGCACTGGCAGAAATCTCGCCAGCTCCAGGGCTCCAGAGGTGGATTGGCCCCTGAACCTCCATCACATTTTGTGGGCATTGATGGGGTACAAGCTTTTCTACAAACCTATTCTCATGAAGTCTCACTCACTTCAGGCTCCCAGACAAGTCACATTATCTTTCCTCAGCCCAACTATGCAGACATGCTCATTAACCAAGAAAGCTGTGAGAAAAATGATTCCTTATTAACATCCATAGATTTCCATGAGAATAAGGATGAAGATGCTTGTGCTCTGGTAAGTTCCATTCTATGACTTCTCTGAGGAATTTTGAGGTATGCGGAACTCTTTTGCATATTTAAGTAATGGCAATGCAAAAACTGAGCACTTAAAAGTCTTAGGGCGTCGCTTAGTTCATTTTCAGAGGGGTTGGACAAGGactgatgtcttagggttttaggctgtgaatagacaccatgaccaaggcaagtcttacaaaggataatatttaattggggctggcttacaggttcagaggttcagtccattatcatcaaggtgggaacatggcagcatccaggcaggcgtggagctggaggagctgagagttctacatcttcatctgaaggctgtttgCAGAATACTGCTTCCAGGCAaataggatgagggtcttaagcccacgcccacagtgacagacctactccaacaaggccacaattcctaatagtgccattccctgggccaaacttacacaaaccatcacacctgggATTTAGGTTAGTTattagaatgcttgcctagtttGCACaaatcctgagtttgatccccagcaacacataaactgggctacgtgagactctcaaaacaccaaaaaggcTCATTCGAAAAGTT
Encoded here:
- the LOC110333163 gene encoding protocadherin gamma-B4 isoform X1, which gives rise to MREGAAERRQGQRRPMLLPFLLPLFCPALSEQIRYKIPEEMPTGSVVGNLAKDLGFSVQELPTRKLHISSEKPYFSVSSESGELLVSSRLDREQICGKKLVCALEFEAVAENPLNFYHLSVELEDINDHTPKFAHTSFELQISESSKPGTRFILGSAHDADIGTNSLQNYQLSPNDHFSLVNKEKSDGSKYPEMILKTALDREKQKFYHLTLTALDFGHPPLNSTAQIQVLVTDANDNPPVFSQDIYRVSLPENVYPGTTVLRVVATDQDEGVNSEITFSFSEAGQITQFNLDSNTGEITTLHTLDFEEVKEYSLVLEAKDGGGMIAQCTVEIEVLDENDNVPEVLFQSLPDLIMEDAEPGTYIALLKTRDKDSGRNGEVICKLEGGAPFKILTSSGNTYKLVTDGILDREQNPEYNITIRATDKGDPPLSSSSSVTLRIGDVNDNAPVFTKVSYLVHVAENNPPGASIAQVSASDPDLGSNSQVSYYIIASDLEPESLWSYVTINTQSGVVFAQRSFDHEQLRSFXLTLQARDHGSPXLXANVSMRVLVGDRNDNAPRVLYPTLEPDGSALFDMVPRAAEPGYLVTKVVAVDADSGHNAWLSYHVLQASDPGLFSLGLRTGEVRTARALGDRDSARQRLLVAVRDGGQPPLSATATLHLIFADSLQEVLPDLSDDPLPSDPQSELQFYLVVALALISVLFLLAVILAIALRLRHSSIRKAWGCFQSEVVVPPNYSEGTLPYSYNLCAAEFNSLTCNDQLKSGQDLLFADSAGALFPLCNSNESTSHQISEDSPSGTVVALFKVRDRDSGENAEVMCSLSGNNPFKIHSSSNNYYKLVTDSILDREQIPGYNVTITATDRGKPPLSSGTTITLNVADVNDNAPVFQQQTYLINVPENNQPGTSITQIKAWDPDVGSNGLVSYSIIASDLEPKALSSFVSVNQDSGVVYAQRAFDHEQLRSFQLTLQARDQGSPALSANVSVRVLVGDRNDNAPRVLYPALEPDGSALFDMVPRAAEPGYLVTKVVAVDADAGHNAWLSYHVLQASDPGLFSLGLRTGEVRTARALGDKDAARQRLLVAVRDGGQPPLSATATLLLVFADSLQEALPDLVDHPIPSDPQSELQFYLVVALALISVLFLLAVIFAIALRLRQSSSPSSTGCFGSVLGSKSRPVLPPNYSEGTLPYAYNLCVPGDQLKPEFNFFTSVGDCPAAQDILNKDSSSALLASILTPGVEADEKTFNQQAPPNTDWRFSQAQRPGTSGSQNGDETGTWPNNQFDTEMLQAMILASASEAADGSSTLGGGAGTMGLSARYGPQFTLQHVPDYRQNVYIPGSNATLTNAAGKRDGKAPAGGNGNKKKSGKKEKK
- the LOC110333163 gene encoding protocadherin gamma-B4 isoform X21, producing the protein MREGAAERRQGQRRPMLLPFLLPLFCPALSEQIRYKIPEEMPTGSVVGNLAKDLGFSVQELPTRKLHISSEKPYFSVSSESGELLVSSRLDREQICGKKLVCALEFEAVAENPLNFYHLSVELEDINDHTPKFAHTSFELQISESSKPGTRFILGSAHDADIGTNSLQNYQLSPNDHFSLVNKEKSDGSKYPEMILKTALDREKQKFYHLTLTALDFGHPPLNSTAQIQVLVTDANDNPPVFSQDIYRVSLPENVYPGTTVLRVVATDQDEGVNSEITFSFSEAGQITQFNLDSNTGEITTLHTLDFEEVKEYSLVLEAKDGGGMIAQCTVEIEVLDENDNVPEVLFQSLPDLIMEDAEPGTYIALLKTRDKDSGRNGEVICKLEGGAPFKILTSSGNTYKLVTDGILDREQNPEYNITIRATDKGDPPLSSSSSVTLRIGDVNDNAPVFTKVSYLVHVAENNPPGASIAQVSASDPDLGSNSQVSYYIIASDLEPESLWSYVTINTQSGVVFAQRSFDHEQLRSFXLTLQARDHGSPXLXANVSMRVLVGDRNDNAPRVLYPTLEPDGSALFDMVPRAAEPGYLVTKVVAVDADSGHNAWLSYHVLQASDPGLFSLGLRTGEVRTARALGDRDSARQRLLVAVRDGGQPPLSATATLHLIFADSLQEVLPDLSDDPLPSDPQSELQFYLVVALALISVLFLLAVILAIALRLRHSSIRKAWGCFQSEVVVPPNYSEGTLPYSYNLCAAEFNSLTCNDQLKSGQDLLFADSAGALFPLCNSNESTSHQQAPPNTDWRFSQAQRPGTSGSQNGDETGTWPNNQFDTEMLQAMILASASEAADGSSTLGGGAGTMGLSARYGPQFTLQHVPDYRQNVYIPGSNATLTNAAGKRDGKAPAGGNGNKKKSGKKEKK
- the LOC110333163 gene encoding protocadherin gamma-B4 isoform X24, which translates into the protein MREGAAERRQGQRRPMLLPFLLPLFCPALSEQIRYKIPEEMPTGSVVGNLAKDLGFSVQELPTRKLHISSEKPYFSVSSESGELLVSSRLDREQICGKKLVCALEFEAVAENPLNFYHLSVELEDINDHTPKFAHTSFELQISESSKPGTRFILGSAHDADIGTNSLQNYQLSPNDHFSLVNKEKSDGSKYPEMILKTALDREKQKFYHLTLTALDFGHPPLNSTAQIQVLVTDANDNPPVFSQDIYRVSLPENVYPGTTVLRVVATDQDEGVNSEITFSFSEAGQITQFNLDSNTGEITTLHTLDFEEVKEYSLVLEAKDGGGMIAQCTVEIEVLDENDNVPEVLFQSLPDLIMEDAEPGTYIALLKTRDKDSGRNGEVICKLEGGAPFKILTSSGNTYKLVTDGILDREQNPEYNITIRATDKGDPPLSSSSSVTLRIGDVNDNAPVFTKVSYLVHVAENNPPGASIAQVSASDPDLGSNSQVSYYIIASDLEPESLWSYVTINTQSGVVFAQRSFDHEQLRSFXLTLQARDHGSPXLXANVSMRVLVGDRNDNAPRVLYPTLEPDGSALFDMVPRAAEPGYLVTKVVAVDADSGHNAWLSYHVLQASDPGLFSLGLRTGEVRTARALGDRDSARQRLLVAVRDGGQPPLSATATLHLIFADSLQEVLPDLSDDPLPSDPQSELQFYLVVALALISVLFLLAVILAIALRLRHSSIRKAWGCFQSEVVVPPNYSEGTLPYSYNLCAAEFNSLTCNDQLKSGQDLLFADSAGALFPLCNSNESTSHQHLHKALYILQTGSGTTAKLNLLTWDALAFS
- the LOC110333163 gene encoding protocadherin gamma-A8 isoform X10, which produces MAASKNQHRRGQLVLLCTLMGTLCKIGVGQIRYSVPEETDKGTVVGNISKDLGLEPRELVERRVRIVSRGRSQLFSLNPRGGSLVTASRIDREELCAQSAPCLVNINILVEEKGKLFGIEIEITDINDNNPKFHVGDLEVKINEIAAPGARYPLPKAVDPDVGINSLQSYQLSPNRHFSLXXXXGDXGXINPEXVLEXXLDREEEPTHHLVLTAYDGGDPRRSSTALIQVTVLDTNDNAPVFDQPVYRVKVLENVVPGTLLLQVRASDPDEGANGKVTYKFQKINDKQSLLFHLHENTGEMTVAKNLDYEECSLYEMEIQAEDVGALLGRSKVIIMVEDVNDNWPEVTITSLFNPVLENSLPGTVIAFLNVHDQDSGKNGQVVCYTHDNLPFKLEKSIDNYYRLVTWKYLDREKVSTYNITVIAADLGAPPLSTETYIALIVADTNDNPPRFSHTSYTAYLPENNLRGASIFSLTAHDPDSQENAQVTYSVSEDTIQGVPLSSYISINSDSGVLYALQSFDFEKIQDLQLLVIATDSGSPPLSSNVSLSLFVLDQNDNAPEILYPSFPTDGSTGVELAPRSAEPGYLVTKVVAVDKDSGQNAWLSYRLLKASEPGLFSVGLHTGEVRTARALLDRDALKQNLVMAVQDHGQPPLSATVTLTVAVANSIPEVLADLSSIMTPGVPEDSDLTLHLVVAVAVVSCVFLVFVIVLLALRLQHWQKSRQLQGSRGGLAPEPPSHFVGIDGVQAFLQTYSHEVSLTSGSQTSHIIFPQPNYADMLINQESCEKNDSLLTSIDFHENKDEDACALQAPPNTDWRFSQAQRPGTSGSQNGDETGTWPNNQFDTEMLQAMILASASEAADGSSTLGGGAGTMGLSARYGPQFTLQHVPDYRQNVYIPGSNATLTNAAGKRDGKAPAGGNGNKKKSGKKEKK